One genomic window of Geoanaerobacter pelophilus includes the following:
- a CDS encoding HD domain-containing protein produces MQDGKLCELEDWFTDYCRTFENDDESAVRNYTLKELHTGKVRANIRLLAEAAGLSGDRLDLAEMVGLLHDVGRFEQYRNYRTFQDSKSENHAALSVKVIRDNRLLEGLTKEEAAIILQAVGLHNAFKIPASVTGEQRLYLNLIRDADKLDIWRVFVDQSSLPDNEQASAANLGFPDLPDCSPEVLEVIGRRQMVELSLLRTVNDFRLLQLSWVFDLHFPDSFRLAKERGDLARLAAKLPYSPNVERSLRTVWDVLSSRCC; encoded by the coding sequence ATGCAAGACGGAAAGTTATGCGAGCTGGAAGACTGGTTCACCGATTACTGTCGTACCTTTGAGAACGACGATGAATCGGCAGTGCGCAACTACACCCTCAAGGAGTTGCATACCGGTAAAGTAAGGGCTAACATCCGTTTGCTGGCCGAAGCGGCCGGTCTCTCTGGAGACCGCCTGGATCTGGCGGAGATGGTCGGTCTGCTGCATGACGTGGGCAGGTTTGAGCAGTATCGCAACTATCGGACATTTCAGGACAGTAAATCGGAAAACCATGCCGCGCTCAGCGTTAAGGTTATTCGTGACAATAGGCTTCTCGAGGGGTTGACAAAAGAGGAGGCCGCTATCATCTTACAAGCAGTCGGCCTGCATAATGCCTTTAAGATCCCCGCGTCAGTTACCGGGGAGCAACGGCTCTATCTCAATCTTATTCGCGATGCGGATAAGCTCGACATCTGGAGGGTCTTTGTCGATCAGTCGTCGCTACCCGACAATGAGCAGGCCTCAGCGGCGAACCTCGGTTTCCCGGATCTCCCGGACTGTTCTCCCGAGGTGTTGGAAGTCATAGGGCGGCGGCAGATGGTGGAACTGTCACTGCTGCGGACAGTCAATGATTTCAGGTTGCTGCAGCTGTCATGGGTGTTCGATCTTCATTTCCCGGACTCTTTCAGGCTGGCCAAGGAGCGGGGAGACCTGGCACGGCTCGCGGCAAAGCTTCCTTACTCCCCAAATGTCGAGCGTTCCTTGCGAACGGTGTGGGATGTCCTCTCGTCACGCTGTTGTTAA
- a CDS encoding pyruvate carboxylase, whose amino-acid sequence MAARKFRKVMAANRGEIAIRIFRACTELGISTVAIYSEEDKLSLHRYKADEAYFVGKGKSPIDAYLGIDELIALALKADVDAIHPGYGFLAENAEFAEKCEAAGIVFIGPTAEMQRALGDKVAGRKAAVAAGVQVVPGTEEPIAKEEEALKFAKEFGYPIIIKASAGGGGRGMRVARNKKELLEGLVAASSEAKASFGNAAVFLERYIENPKHIEVQVLGDNHGNLVHFFDRDCSVQRRHQKVVEFAPALCLTQTQREELCTAALKIAGQVKYRNAGTVEFLVDQEGNHYFIEMNPRIQVEHTVTEMITGRNLVQSQILVAAGHKLSDPEINIPSQSAIDMRGYAIQCRITTEDPANNFAPDFGTLTTYRSAAGAGIRLDAGNAFTGAKITPHYDSLLVKVSSWGLTFKDAAHIMNRALQEFRVRGVKTNIGFLENVVTHPVFIKGNCDTSFIEKHPELLQVREKKDRASKVLSFLGDVIVNGSPGVAKPLKSAELLEARVPEIDYTKPRPAGSRDLFMQLGAEGLSKWILEQKKLLLTDTTMRDAHQSNLATRVRTYDLLKIAEPTSYLGSDLFSLECWGGATFDVSMRFLKEDPWQRLHKLSEMIPNILFQMLLRGSNAVGYTNYPDNVVQKFVEEAANSGVDIFRVFDSLNWTTGMRVAMEAVRKSGKICEAAICYTGDITDPKRDKYPLEYYVSMAKELEKMGAHILAIKDMAGLLKPMAGYKLVKALKENIGIPVHLHTHDTSSNAGAMLLMASQAGVDIVDAALSSLSGLTAQPNLNALVAALEGSERDPQVNAAGLQQLANYWETVRDYYAPFESGLKSGTAEVYHHEIPGGQYSNYKPQVAGLGLLDRWEECKEMYHKVNLLFGDIVKVTPSSKVVGDMAMFLVKNNLQPENVFTSTEELAFPESVVGMFKGMLGQPYQGWPEELQKIILKGEQPITCRPGELLEPVDFDEERLKLEERMGHRIDDKALISSILYPHVYPEFDRHRQDYSDTSVIPTPIFFYGLEPGQETSLDIEPGKTLIIKLNAIGKVQSDGTRQVYFELNGNARSVTVRDQSVQSDEAVSEKADKGNPKHVGAPMPGKVLKLNVKAGDAVKAGDVLMVTEAMKMETNIKVKEDGTIAEVKCKEGGKVEKDDLVIVLG is encoded by the coding sequence GTGGCAGCACGAAAATTTCGCAAGGTTATGGCAGCCAATCGCGGTGAAATAGCAATCAGGATATTCCGAGCGTGCACAGAGCTTGGGATAAGCACAGTGGCTATATATTCAGAAGAGGACAAGCTCTCTCTGCACCGCTACAAAGCAGACGAGGCCTATTTTGTTGGCAAAGGGAAAAGCCCGATCGATGCCTATCTGGGAATCGACGAACTCATTGCCTTGGCCCTCAAGGCCGATGTCGATGCCATTCACCCCGGCTACGGCTTCCTGGCCGAGAATGCGGAATTTGCCGAGAAGTGTGAGGCAGCCGGCATTGTTTTCATCGGCCCTACTGCCGAGATGCAACGGGCTTTGGGCGACAAGGTTGCCGGTCGTAAAGCCGCTGTGGCTGCCGGAGTTCAGGTGGTGCCCGGTACCGAGGAGCCTATTGCCAAGGAAGAAGAGGCCCTGAAGTTCGCCAAGGAATTTGGTTACCCGATCATCATCAAGGCCTCGGCCGGTGGTGGTGGGCGCGGGATGCGGGTGGCCCGCAACAAGAAGGAACTGTTGGAGGGATTGGTGGCTGCCAGCAGCGAGGCCAAGGCATCGTTTGGCAATGCGGCAGTTTTTTTGGAGCGCTACATCGAAAACCCTAAACATATTGAAGTCCAGGTGCTGGGCGACAACCACGGCAACCTGGTGCACTTCTTCGACCGTGACTGCTCGGTGCAGCGCCGCCACCAGAAGGTGGTTGAGTTTGCCCCGGCGCTCTGCTTGACTCAGACCCAGCGCGAAGAGCTGTGCACAGCGGCTCTGAAAATAGCCGGCCAGGTAAAATACCGCAATGCCGGTACGGTGGAGTTCTTGGTGGACCAGGAAGGGAACCACTACTTCATCGAGATGAACCCGCGGATCCAGGTGGAGCACACTGTTACCGAGATGATCACCGGTCGCAACCTAGTTCAGTCACAGATTCTGGTGGCTGCCGGCCACAAGCTGTCCGACCCGGAGATCAATATCCCCAGCCAATCGGCTATCGATATGCGCGGCTATGCCATCCAATGCCGGATTACCACCGAGGATCCGGCTAATAACTTTGCTCCGGATTTCGGCACCCTCACCACCTACCGTTCGGCAGCCGGTGCCGGTATCCGGCTCGATGCGGGCAATGCCTTCACCGGCGCCAAGATCACGCCGCATTACGATTCACTGCTGGTCAAAGTCAGTTCCTGGGGATTGACCTTCAAGGATGCCGCTCACATCATGAACCGCGCCCTGCAGGAATTCCGGGTTCGTGGCGTGAAGACCAACATCGGCTTTCTGGAAAACGTGGTGACCCACCCGGTGTTTATCAAGGGGAACTGCGACACCTCGTTTATTGAAAAGCATCCTGAACTGCTCCAGGTCCGCGAGAAAAAAGACCGGGCCAGCAAGGTGCTGTCGTTTCTCGGCGATGTCATTGTCAACGGCTCTCCTGGGGTGGCCAAGCCGCTCAAGTCTGCAGAGTTGCTGGAGGCGCGGGTCCCAGAGATTGACTACACCAAGCCCCGTCCGGCAGGCAGCCGCGACCTGTTCATGCAGCTGGGGGCAGAAGGGCTCTCCAAGTGGATATTGGAGCAGAAAAAGCTGCTGCTGACTGATACCACCATGCGTGACGCCCACCAGTCGAACCTGGCAACCAGGGTGCGTACCTACGACCTGTTGAAGATCGCTGAGCCGACTTCCTATCTGGGTTCCGACCTCTTCTCCCTGGAGTGCTGGGGCGGGGCCACCTTTGACGTCTCCATGCGTTTCCTCAAGGAAGACCCGTGGCAGCGGCTGCACAAGCTGTCGGAGATGATCCCCAATATCCTGTTCCAGATGCTGCTGCGGGGCTCCAATGCTGTTGGTTACACCAACTACCCGGACAATGTGGTGCAGAAGTTTGTCGAGGAGGCCGCGAATTCCGGTGTGGATATCTTCCGCGTGTTCGATTCGCTGAACTGGACCACCGGCATGCGGGTGGCGATGGAAGCGGTCAGGAAGAGCGGCAAGATCTGCGAGGCGGCGATCTGCTATACTGGCGATATTACCGATCCGAAACGGGACAAATATCCTCTCGAATACTATGTGAGCATGGCCAAGGAGCTGGAAAAGATGGGTGCTCACATCCTGGCGATCAAGGATATGGCTGGACTGCTCAAGCCGATGGCCGGCTACAAGCTGGTCAAGGCGCTGAAGGAAAACATCGGCATCCCGGTTCACCTGCACACCCACGACACCTCCAGCAATGCCGGAGCCATGCTGCTGATGGCCAGCCAGGCCGGCGTGGATATTGTCGATGCGGCGCTGTCGTCCCTGTCCGGGCTTACTGCCCAGCCGAACCTGAACGCCCTGGTGGCTGCCCTGGAAGGATCTGAGCGGGATCCGCAGGTCAATGCAGCTGGTCTGCAGCAGCTGGCCAACTACTGGGAGACAGTGCGCGATTACTATGCCCCGTTCGAGTCCGGCTTGAAGAGCGGCACTGCTGAGGTCTACCACCATGAGATCCCAGGCGGCCAGTACTCGAACTACAAGCCGCAGGTTGCCGGGCTTGGCCTGCTTGATCGCTGGGAAGAGTGCAAGGAGATGTACCACAAGGTGAACCTGCTTTTCGGCGACATCGTCAAGGTGACACCGTCATCCAAGGTTGTCGGTGACATGGCCATGTTCCTGGTAAAGAACAACCTGCAGCCGGAAAATGTCTTTACCTCAACCGAGGAACTGGCTTTCCCTGAGTCGGTGGTGGGGATGTTCAAAGGGATGCTCGGCCAGCCATACCAGGGATGGCCCGAGGAGTTGCAGAAGATTATCCTGAAAGGTGAGCAGCCGATCACCTGCCGCCCCGGCGAGCTGCTGGAGCCGGTTGACTTTGATGAAGAGCGGCTCAAGCTGGAAGAGCGGATGGGACACCGGATTGACGACAAGGCGCTCATTTCTTCGATCCTGTATCCCCATGTTTATCCTGAATTTGACCGCCATCGTCAGGACTACTCGGACACCTCGGTTATCCCTACGCCGATCTTCTTCTACGGACTGGAGCCGGGCCAGGAGACCTCGCTGGATATCGAGCCGGGCAAGACTTTGATTATCAAACTGAATGCCATTGGCAAGGTGCAGTCTGACGGCACCCGCCAGGTCTATTTTGAGCTGAACGGCAATGCCCGGTCAGTCACGGTACGTGACCAATCGGTGCAGTCCGATGAGGCCGTGAGCGAGAAAGCCGACAAAGGGAACCCAAAGCATGTCGGTGCGCCGATGCCGGGCAAGGTTCTCAAGCTCAATGTCAAGGCAGGGGATGCGGTCAAGGCCGGCGATGTCCTGATGGTCACCGAAGCGATGAAGATGGAGACCAACATCAAGGTCAAGGAAGACGGCACTATTGCTGAAGTGAAGTGCAAAGAGGGCGGCAAGGTTGAAAAGGACGACCTGGTTATTGTCTTAGGCTAA
- a CDS encoding peptidylprolyl isomerase has translation MNPSMKLVVTALCATFVLAMQPLRPAVSAEQKPAEKAAAPVAQTAAAAPKAAEQTKPLPTDVVAKVGTTAITRAELERAKAILMKQNPPQQPLTNEQMKQVDDYLIEQLSSAELLYQAGLKVEVKDLEKTINDKISQGKARFPSTEEFEKALKEQNLDEKLLREYTKKEIIVSNLVEKEVASKIKVADEDAKKFYDDNLDKFFRKPEQIKASHILIGVDQKDDADAKKKKKEKIEGILKDVKAGKDFAELAKANSTCPSNAQGGDLGMFGKGQMVKPFEEAAFALKPGETSGVVETQFGYHIIKLTEKQEAQTTPFEEVKPKISEYLQGQKVQAKVQEYVNELKGKTKVEKLLK, from the coding sequence ATGAATCCATCAATGAAGCTCGTTGTCACGGCGCTCTGCGCAACCTTCGTCCTGGCGATGCAGCCTCTCCGCCCGGCAGTAAGCGCCGAACAAAAACCTGCTGAAAAAGCTGCCGCACCAGTTGCCCAAACAGCTGCTGCCGCACCGAAAGCTGCAGAGCAGACTAAACCTTTGCCTACTGATGTGGTGGCCAAAGTCGGCACTACTGCCATTACCCGTGCCGAGCTGGAGAGAGCCAAGGCGATCCTGATGAAACAGAATCCTCCCCAGCAACCACTTACTAATGAGCAGATGAAGCAGGTAGATGATTATCTTATCGAGCAGCTCTCCTCGGCAGAACTACTGTATCAGGCAGGACTCAAGGTTGAAGTGAAGGATCTGGAAAAGACCATCAACGACAAGATCAGCCAAGGGAAGGCCCGTTTCCCTTCTACCGAAGAGTTCGAAAAAGCCCTCAAGGAGCAGAATCTTGACGAAAAGCTCCTGCGTGAGTACACCAAAAAGGAGATAATCGTCAGCAATCTTGTGGAAAAAGAAGTGGCCTCCAAAATCAAGGTCGCGGACGAGGATGCCAAGAAGTTTTATGACGATAATCTCGATAAGTTTTTCAGAAAACCTGAGCAGATTAAGGCCAGCCATATCCTGATCGGCGTCGACCAAAAGGACGATGCGGATGCCAAGAAAAAGAAGAAAGAGAAAATCGAAGGCATTCTTAAGGATGTCAAGGCAGGCAAGGACTTTGCTGAACTGGCAAAAGCCAATTCAACGTGTCCCAGCAACGCTCAAGGTGGCGACCTCGGCATGTTCGGCAAGGGGCAGATGGTAAAGCCTTTTGAAGAAGCAGCCTTTGCGCTTAAACCGGGCGAGACCAGTGGCGTGGTGGAGACCCAGTTTGGCTACCACATTATCAAGCTGACCGAAAAACAGGAAGCTCAGACCACTCCGTTTGAAGAGGTTAAACCCAAGATAAGCGAATATCTCCAAGGTCAGAAGGTTCAGGCCAAGGTCCAGGAATATGTGAACGAGCTCAAAGGAAAAACCAAGGTAGAAAAACTGCTCAAGTAA
- a CDS encoding ferritin — protein MLSKKSYTALNKHMNTELYSAYLYLNMSAAANAMGFKGTANWFNVQYQEEMVHFQRFYDYINSQGEQAVIGQIAAPASKFKSLLHLFEETLKHEQFITKCINELTEVATVEKDHASRIFLQWFITEQIEEEENDRDIIGKLKLLGDNGYGLLMLDSELGARVFTPPATPAA, from the coding sequence ATGCTGAGCAAAAAAAGTTACACTGCGTTGAACAAGCATATGAACACCGAGCTTTATTCTGCCTACCTGTACCTCAATATGTCGGCGGCTGCCAATGCCATGGGGTTCAAGGGGACAGCTAACTGGTTCAATGTGCAGTATCAGGAGGAGATGGTCCACTTTCAGAGGTTCTATGACTATATCAACAGCCAGGGGGAGCAGGCGGTTATTGGCCAGATTGCTGCCCCGGCAAGCAAGTTCAAATCGTTGTTGCACCTGTTTGAAGAGACCCTGAAGCACGAACAGTTCATAACAAAATGTATCAATGAACTGACTGAAGTTGCCACAGTCGAAAAGGATCATGCCTCCCGGATATTCCTGCAGTGGTTCATTACCGAGCAGATAGAAGAGGAGGAGAATGACCGGGACATCATCGGCAAACTCAAGCTCCTGGGGGATAATGGGTACGGATTGCTGATGCTGGACAGTGAGCTTGGAGCCAGGGTGTTTACCCCGCCGGCAACTCCGGCTGCATAG
- a CDS encoding slipin family protein, producing MFDIFNFFPMIVFIVAMVALLSNAIKILPEYERGVLFRLGRLKATRGPGLVFIIPGIDRLVRVSLRIVALDVPPQDVISRDNVTVKVSAVIYFRVTEAEKAIVQVENYLYATSQLAQTTLRSVLGQVELDELLANREKINKELQEILANHIDPWGVKVTAVEVKNIDLPLEMQRAIAKQAEAERERRAKIIHAEGELQASEKLAQAAKMLASEPSSMQLRYLQTLTEIAAEKNSTTIFPVPIDLITQFLDRKKSD from the coding sequence ATGTTTGATATCTTCAATTTCTTCCCAATGATCGTTTTCATTGTCGCGATGGTAGCTCTGTTAAGTAACGCCATAAAAATCCTGCCAGAGTACGAGCGGGGTGTGCTGTTTCGCCTGGGACGGCTTAAGGCGACCCGTGGTCCGGGTCTGGTCTTCATTATTCCCGGTATTGACAGGCTGGTACGGGTTTCGCTCAGGATTGTGGCGCTGGATGTGCCGCCGCAGGATGTCATCAGCCGTGACAACGTGACCGTAAAAGTCTCGGCTGTTATCTACTTTCGGGTAACCGAGGCTGAGAAGGCGATCGTCCAGGTGGAAAACTACCTTTACGCGACCAGTCAGCTTGCCCAGACCACCTTGCGGAGCGTGCTTGGCCAAGTTGAGCTGGACGAACTGTTGGCCAACCGGGAAAAGATCAACAAGGAGTTGCAGGAGATCCTCGCAAACCACATCGACCCCTGGGGGGTCAAGGTGACTGCGGTTGAGGTGAAGAACATCGACTTGCCGCTTGAGATGCAGCGGGCAATAGCCAAACAGGCCGAGGCCGAGCGCGAGCGGAGGGCCAAGATTATTCATGCCGAAGGGGAACTGCAGGCCTCGGAAAAACTTGCCCAGGCTGCCAAGATGCTTGCTTCGGAGCCTTCATCCATGCAGCTGCGCTATCTGCAGACGCTCACCGAGATCGCTGCCGAGAAAAACTCGACCACCATCTTCCCGGTGCCGATCGACCTGATTACCCAGTTTCTGGACAGAAAGAAGAGTGATTAA
- a CDS encoding ferritin family protein: MGFVTLEEVIKYAVKREEDAVQLYTRAAELTTSIAARKMFEEFVAEEMGHKKVFSQMDLAKAEQYKASKVPDLGISKYLVDLELKPDMSYPQILQFAIKTEENAYQLYKSAAEVTEDPQLKKTLEVFADVELGHKKRIEAIYDERVLTEN, encoded by the coding sequence ATGGGGTTTGTAACCCTTGAAGAAGTAATAAAATACGCAGTGAAGCGGGAAGAAGACGCAGTCCAGCTGTACACCCGGGCGGCAGAGCTGACTACCAGTATTGCTGCACGCAAGATGTTTGAGGAGTTTGTGGCGGAAGAGATGGGCCACAAGAAGGTCTTCAGCCAGATGGACCTGGCAAAGGCTGAACAGTATAAGGCCAGCAAGGTTCCTGATTTGGGGATAAGCAAATATCTTGTGGATCTTGAGCTGAAGCCTGACATGAGTTATCCTCAGATCCTCCAATTTGCCATTAAAACCGAGGAGAATGCCTACCAGCTTTACAAATCCGCCGCAGAAGTGACAGAAGACCCGCAATTGAAAAAGACCCTTGAGGTTTTCGCCGATGTTGAGCTGGGCCACAAGAAGCGGATAGAAGCGATCTACGACGAGAGAGTCTTGACCGAAAACTGA
- a CDS encoding rubredoxin-like domain-containing protein, translated as MKKWRCVICDYIHEGPEPPEICPECGAGKENFEEVS; from the coding sequence ATGAAAAAGTGGCGTTGTGTTATTTGTGACTATATCCATGAAGGCCCCGAGCCCCCTGAAATCTGCCCCGAGTGCGGAGCCGGCAAGGAAAATTTTGAAGAAGTATCGTAG
- a CDS encoding trans-sulfuration enzyme family protein has product MKFETRLIHGSHTIDPATGALSIPVCQTSTFAQGSVDHFGKYDYARSGNPTREALEEAIAGLEGGTHAFAFGSGMAAISSTLLLFQPGDHLVVCEDVYGGAFRVLTRLFGRWGLTVTFVDATSLDAIEAAIRPETKAIYLETPSNPLLKITDLAGAAELARTRGLLTLVDNTFMTPYLQRPLDLGCDIVLHSGTKFLNGHSDVVCGFAVTKDRELASQLAFIQNGFGAILGPQDCWLTLRGLKTLKIRMEECQSSAIRIANWLTTRSRVKKVYYPGLADHPGFATHNRQSAGPGAVLSFELTSYELTKSLLEGVELAAFAVSLGGVESILSYPAKMSHAAMPPEERASRGISDTLVRLSVGLEAPEDLIADLGRFLVD; this is encoded by the coding sequence ATGAAATTCGAGACGAGACTGATCCATGGGAGCCACACCATTGACCCGGCCACCGGGGCGTTGAGCATACCGGTTTGCCAGACCTCGACCTTTGCCCAGGGTTCTGTTGACCATTTCGGCAAATATGATTACGCCCGCTCCGGGAATCCAACCCGCGAGGCCCTTGAAGAGGCGATTGCCGGGCTGGAGGGCGGGACGCATGCCTTTGCCTTTGGTTCCGGCATGGCAGCCATATCCTCTACCTTGCTGCTTTTCCAGCCGGGAGACCATCTGGTGGTCTGCGAGGATGTTTACGGAGGGGCTTTCCGGGTCCTGACCAGGCTGTTCGGCCGGTGGGGGCTGACCGTGACCTTTGTCGATGCCACCAGCCTGGATGCGATCGAAGCTGCCATCAGGCCCGAGACCAAGGCAATCTACCTGGAAACCCCGTCAAACCCGCTGCTCAAGATAACCGATCTTGCCGGAGCGGCGGAGTTGGCACGAACCCGAGGGTTGCTGACCCTGGTAGACAACACCTTCATGACTCCGTACCTGCAACGCCCGCTTGATCTTGGCTGCGATATTGTCCTGCACAGCGGCACCAAGTTTCTCAATGGCCACAGTGATGTTGTCTGCGGCTTTGCCGTGACAAAAGACCGTGAACTGGCAAGCCAGCTCGCTTTTATTCAGAACGGCTTTGGCGCCATTCTAGGCCCGCAGGACTGCTGGCTGACCTTGCGTGGGCTTAAGACCCTGAAGATCCGCATGGAAGAGTGCCAGAGTTCGGCAATCCGTATTGCAAACTGGCTGACAACCAGATCACGGGTGAAGAAGGTCTATTATCCGGGACTGGCAGATCACCCCGGTTTTGCAACCCATAATCGGCAATCTGCCGGTCCCGGTGCGGTTCTGTCATTCGAACTGACATCGTATGAACTTACCAAGAGCCTACTGGAAGGGGTAGAACTGGCCGCCTTTGCCGTCAGCCTCGGCGGGGTGGAGAGTATTCTTTCCTACCCGGCAAAGATGTCCCATGCGGCAATGCCTCCTGAAGAGCGGGCTAGTCGTGGCATCAGCGATACACTGGTCAGGCTTTCCGTGGGACTCGAAGCGCCTGAAGACCTGATTGCAGATCTAGGTCGTTTTCTGGTTGATTAG
- a CDS encoding trans-sulfuration enzyme family protein gives MNIASQAAQIGLDWDTRTGAVTVPIYQTATFRHPGLGQSTGYDYSRSGNPTRQALEDGIAKLDGGCRGFAYASGMAAITSLLFLFSHGDHIIVTEDLYGGTYRLFEKIFNQYGLEFTYVDTSDTSAVTSAIQPNTKALFVESLTNPLLKVADISALSALCREKGLLCIVDNTFLTPYLLRPLDLGADITVYSGTKYLAGHNDTVCGLVVVKDPELAEKVYFHQNGAGAVLGPQDSWLAIRGIKTLSVRLDRQQENAQTIAEWLTRHPLVRKVYYPGLPGHPGHELLKAQGSGFGAMISFEVADPSLVEPLLLRTGLISFAESLGGVETLITFPEVQTHADIEPEKREKLGINKVLLRLSVGIENVDDLIADLDQAFAIEEAA, from the coding sequence ATGAACATCGCATCTCAGGCAGCACAGATTGGACTTGATTGGGATACCCGTACCGGCGCAGTCACTGTCCCGATCTATCAGACAGCTACTTTTCGCCACCCCGGCCTTGGTCAGAGCACCGGCTACGACTACTCCCGTTCCGGCAATCCGACTCGTCAGGCGCTTGAAGACGGCATTGCCAAGCTGGACGGCGGTTGCCGCGGTTTTGCCTACGCTTCTGGGATGGCGGCCATCACCAGCCTGCTGTTCCTGTTCAGCCATGGCGACCACATTATCGTCACCGAGGATCTCTACGGCGGCACCTACCGGCTTTTTGAAAAGATCTTCAACCAGTACGGCCTGGAATTCACCTATGTCGATACCAGCGACACCAGTGCCGTGACGAGCGCAATTCAGCCGAATACCAAGGCGCTTTTTGTCGAGTCCCTGACCAATCCCCTGTTGAAGGTCGCCGATATCTCGGCACTCTCGGCCCTCTGTCGCGAAAAAGGTCTGCTGTGCATCGTCGATAATACCTTTCTCACCCCGTATCTGCTCCGGCCGCTGGACCTGGGAGCGGATATCACTGTCTACAGTGGCACCAAGTACCTGGCCGGTCACAACGATACTGTCTGCGGTCTGGTGGTTGTCAAGGACCCGGAATTGGCAGAGAAGGTCTACTTTCATCAGAACGGCGCCGGCGCTGTCCTTGGCCCCCAGGATTCCTGGCTCGCGATACGGGGGATAAAAACCCTTTCCGTGCGGCTTGACCGGCAGCAGGAAAATGCCCAGACTATTGCCGAATGGCTGACCAGGCACCCTCTGGTCAGGAAGGTCTATTATCCGGGGCTTCCCGGACATCCCGGACACGAGCTTCTGAAGGCTCAGGGGAGCGGTTTTGGCGCAATGATCTCATTCGAGGTTGCCGATCCCTCTCTTGTTGAACCGTTGCTGTTGCGGACCGGGCTCATTTCCTTTGCCGAGAGTCTGGGCGGGGTGGAAACCCTGATCACCTTCCCGGAAGTTCAGACCCATGCCGACATCGAGCCGGAAAAACGGGAGAAATTGGGGATCAACAAGGTGCTGTTGCGGCTTTCGGTGGGAATCGAGAATGTCGATGACCTGATCGCCGATCTGGACCAGGCATTTGCCATAGAGGAGGCGGCATGA
- the rnhA gene encoding ribonuclease HI, whose translation MSDAVEIFCDGACSGNPGPGGWGTILRLGNNEKELSGGEPATTNNRMELTAAIAGLAALKRPCRVVITTDSQYLVKGMTEWISGWIRKGWINSKKEPVVNRDLWERLLELTGIHTVEWRWVRGHDGHAENERCDELARNAIGKL comes from the coding sequence ATGTCGGACGCTGTTGAAATCTTCTGCGACGGTGCCTGTAGCGGCAACCCTGGGCCTGGCGGCTGGGGTACGATCCTGCGTCTCGGCAATAATGAGAAAGAGCTTTCCGGCGGCGAACCGGCAACGACCAACAACCGGATGGAACTGACCGCAGCCATTGCCGGGCTTGCTGCCTTGAAACGACCTTGTCGGGTCGTCATCACCACTGATTCCCAGTATCTGGTCAAGGGGATGACCGAGTGGATATCCGGGTGGATCAGGAAAGGATGGATCAACAGCAAGAAAGAGCCTGTTGTGAACCGCGATCTCTGGGAACGGTTGCTGGAGCTTACCGGAATTCACACTGTTGAGTGGCGCTGGGTTCGCGGCCATGACGGCCATGCAGAGAACGAGCGGTGCGATGAACTGGCGAGGAATGCCATTGGGAAACTCTGA
- a CDS encoding lysophospholipid acyltransferase family protein, whose product MKVSFARRLWVTFSANVIGIYASLFNDFRSRGAEHIPESGGVLLAANHISAYETIFLPWAIIRSFPMSMLWAPAKEELFAKTFTRLLYSSWGAFPVRRGRDVRAGKAINELLVDQRVMLFPEGTRHKDGRLGKGNRGVGKIIYDVRPAVVPTALIGLNRWKFPGVRQQGMVVFGAPIDFSDLFLRDDCKETHQLIVDRVMDAIEALLKEEGAYVGRC is encoded by the coding sequence ATGAAGGTCTCATTCGCCCGGCGTTTGTGGGTAACCTTTTCCGCCAACGTCATCGGTATTTATGCTTCCTTGTTCAATGATTTCAGGAGCCGGGGCGCTGAACATATACCTGAGTCAGGTGGGGTGTTGCTTGCTGCCAACCATATTTCCGCTTATGAGACGATCTTTCTCCCGTGGGCGATTATCAGGAGTTTTCCGATGAGCATGCTCTGGGCGCCGGCCAAGGAAGAGCTCTTTGCCAAAACCTTCACCCGGCTGCTGTACAGCTCATGGGGCGCTTTTCCGGTAAGACGGGGACGGGACGTTCGCGCCGGCAAAGCAATCAATGAACTGCTCGTCGACCAGCGAGTGATGCTTTTCCCGGAGGGAACCCGCCACAAGGATGGTCGCCTGGGCAAAGGCAACCGCGGCGTAGGCAAGATAATATACGATGTGCGACCGGCAGTAGTCCCTACTGCCCTGATCGGACTGAACCGCTGGAAGTTCCCAGGTGTACGGCAGCAGGGTATGGTGGTCTTTGGGGCGCCGATCGATTTCTCCGATCTTTTCCTGCGCGACGACTGCAAGGAGACCCATCAGTTGATTGTTGATCGGGTGATGGATGCGATTGAAGCGCTGCTCAAGGAAGAGGGGGCTTATGTCGGACGCTGTTGA